A single region of the Stigmatella erecta genome encodes:
- the yidD gene encoding membrane protein insertion efficiency factor YidD: MSPLAFLLALPIHFYRRFIGPLLPRVCRFHPSCSAYALQALEKHGGLKGAGLTTWRLLRCNPFHPGGFDPVP; the protein is encoded by the coding sequence ATGAGTCCGCTGGCCTTCCTCCTGGCCCTGCCCATCCACTTCTACCGGCGGTTCATCGGGCCGCTGCTTCCCCGGGTGTGCCGTTTCCACCCTTCCTGCTCCGCGTACGCGCTGCAGGCGCTGGAGAAGCACGGCGGCCTGAAGGGCGCCGGACTCACCACGTGGCGCCTTCTGCGCTGCAACCCCTTCCACCCCGGCGGTTTCGACCCGGTGCCCTGA
- the rpmH gene encoding 50S ribosomal protein L34 produces MSKRTYQPSKVKRNRKHGFRKRNSTRAGQEVLKRRRAKGRKRLVVSAAKK; encoded by the coding sequence GTGTCCAAGCGCACGTACCAGCCGTCGAAAGTGAAGCGCAACCGCAAGCACGGGTTCCGCAAGCGCAACAGCACCCGCGCCGGCCAGGAAGTCCTCAAGCGCCGCCGCGCCAAGGGCCGCAAGCGGCTCGTGGTGTCCGCCGCCAAGAAGTAG
- the rnpA gene encoding ribonuclease P protein component — protein sequence MTAEGSGPPPRDERFPKALRLLRRHEFLQVQGGGQKIPSDCLLALVKRNGRAQTRLGLTISSKVGNAVVRVRLRRILRECFRKRRTQWPPGLDVVLVVRSSANEAASAQLSRAFDGVTRKLQRLFPAASGGGPS from the coding sequence GTGACGGCCGAGGGCTCGGGACCTCCACCGAGGGATGAGCGGTTTCCCAAGGCCCTGCGCCTGCTGCGCCGTCACGAGTTTCTCCAGGTCCAGGGTGGCGGCCAGAAGATTCCGTCCGATTGCCTGCTGGCGCTGGTGAAGCGCAATGGCCGGGCGCAGACGCGCCTGGGGCTCACCATCTCCAGCAAGGTGGGCAACGCGGTGGTCCGTGTGCGCCTCAGGCGCATCCTCCGGGAGTGTTTCCGCAAGCGGCGCACGCAATGGCCGCCCGGCCTGGACGTCGTGTTGGTGGTGCGCTCCTCGGCGAACGAGGCCGCCTCCGCCCAGCTGTCCCGCGCCTTCGATGGTGTCACCCGCAAGCTGCAGCGGCTGTTTCCCGCCGCCTCCGGAGGGGGTCCTTCATGA
- a CDS encoding tRNA modification GTPase yields MSPQGTIVALATAPAAGAVGILRLSGPAALEVGRRLAPGVPVSPVPRHAYLASFVDVAGRPLDEGLFLYFRAPHSFTGEDVVELQAHGSPRLLQLLLARVLEDARVRPAHAGEFTRRAFLHGRMDLTRAEAVADLVAADSEAAVRAAAAGLSGGLATRVRALEEPLRALHADLEGVLNFPEEAEGADEDAGPRVAALRAEAEALLADSGRGRLVRRGARVALYGPVNAGKSTLFNRLVGEARALVDDEPGTTRDVLEARVEWNGLALSLLDTAGLRETPGRVEALGIARTREALAAVDLALLVLPPGASPAEAEAWRREAGATPVLRVAGKCDVARPPEDGGLPVSGKTGEGLEPLRAAVLSRLWGEGTPAAVALVSERHADALRRTAEALGRAHEASRLSTLEVLSGEVGLALEALGEVSGTSASEALLDAIFQRFCIGK; encoded by the coding sequence CTGAGCCCGCAGGGGACCATCGTGGCCCTGGCCACCGCGCCCGCAGCGGGGGCCGTGGGCATCCTCCGGCTCTCCGGCCCCGCGGCGCTGGAGGTGGGCAGGCGGCTGGCGCCGGGGGTTCCCGTTTCGCCGGTGCCGCGCCACGCCTACCTGGCCTCCTTCGTGGACGTGGCGGGCCGCCCGCTCGATGAGGGCCTGTTCCTCTACTTCCGCGCGCCCCACTCCTTCACGGGCGAGGACGTGGTGGAGCTGCAGGCCCATGGCAGCCCCCGGCTCCTGCAACTGCTGCTGGCGCGCGTGCTGGAGGATGCGCGCGTGCGCCCGGCCCACGCCGGGGAGTTCACCCGCCGCGCCTTCCTCCACGGCCGCATGGACCTGACGCGCGCGGAGGCCGTGGCGGACCTGGTGGCGGCGGACTCGGAGGCCGCGGTGCGGGCGGCGGCCGCGGGTCTGTCCGGTGGGCTCGCCACCCGGGTGCGCGCCCTGGAGGAGCCCCTGCGCGCGCTCCACGCGGACCTGGAAGGGGTGCTCAACTTTCCGGAGGAGGCCGAAGGGGCCGATGAGGACGCGGGCCCGCGCGTGGCGGCGCTGCGCGCGGAGGCCGAGGCGCTCCTGGCCGATTCGGGCCGGGGCCGGCTGGTGCGCCGGGGGGCCCGGGTGGCCCTCTACGGGCCGGTGAACGCGGGCAAGTCCACCCTCTTCAACCGGCTGGTGGGCGAGGCGCGGGCGCTCGTGGATGACGAGCCCGGCACGACGCGCGATGTGCTGGAGGCCCGCGTGGAGTGGAACGGCCTTGCCCTGTCCCTGCTGGACACCGCGGGCCTGCGCGAGACGCCGGGCCGCGTGGAGGCGCTGGGCATTGCCCGCACGCGCGAGGCCCTGGCCGCGGTGGACCTGGCCCTCCTGGTGCTGCCACCCGGGGCTTCCCCCGCCGAGGCCGAGGCCTGGAGGCGCGAGGCCGGCGCCACCCCCGTGCTGCGCGTGGCGGGCAAGTGCGATGTGGCCCGCCCCCCGGAGGACGGGGGCCTGCCGGTGAGCGGCAAGACGGGCGAGGGGCTCGAGCCGCTGCGCGCGGCCGTGCTGTCGCGTCTGTGGGGCGAGGGCACACCCGCGGCCGTGGCGCTCGTCTCCGAGCGTCATGCCGATGCGCTGCGCCGCACCGCCGAGGCCCTGGGACGGGCCCACGAGGCCTCCCGGCTCTCCACCCTGGAAGTCCTGTCGGGCGAGGTGGGCCTGGCCCTGGAGGCGCTCGGCGAGGTGTCCGGGACGTCCGCCTCCGAGGCCTTGCTGGACGCCATTTTCCAGCGGTTCTGCATCGGCAAGTAG
- a CDS encoding pilus assembly protein TadG-related protein, whose product MPDKQSLVKPGKRGQALVLACLSLLLLAVMMLLSFNLSYALRQKTQLQQHSDALAYSMAVLEARSLNYFASSNRAIAASYVTMNNVHGYMAAASVTSAMMDAAGDAFLQISGVEGGLCGMCNGMCDHCIHALEALKIKKDFNDEAEKYQNKIKQQDDDFNKAVKHLDKMMDIIHSSQRGVFDETAKALGDGSSLNLSKLRSINAPKSSELNSGVGSLNTAEYNCAIDGKDCSISGKPANSSNKTRAVMMAQAANASRNEWAAKRGGTPPTYLNTEFLNRLMSEIQGEGSTVIRSHDGTAKTVKNEGELDNDGSTGNDGSKSAGHEHGSLFSQWKHGVGTSGYKVIVVSDSDGGEHTQEEAHSESHNFFEGTHKGELASCGSTGNCFMSFRADPDPNRDFGQPHVYSYVTQRLRSESVTEAPWQLNESASVRFKHGDREGKVTLAADEGAAMSKALVYYHRLGHWSEPPNMFNPFWRAKLHPFTPEEAANVLNEAGNSDAAEMASTPRMPL is encoded by the coding sequence ATGCCTGACAAGCAATCCCTAGTGAAACCTGGCAAGCGTGGGCAGGCGCTAGTGCTCGCCTGCCTCTCGTTGCTGTTGCTCGCGGTGATGATGCTGCTGAGCTTCAACCTCAGCTATGCGCTGCGCCAGAAGACGCAGCTGCAGCAGCACAGCGACGCTCTGGCCTACTCCATGGCGGTGCTTGAGGCACGTTCGCTCAACTATTTCGCCTCCAGCAACCGTGCCATCGCCGCCTCCTACGTGACCATGAACAACGTTCATGGATACATGGCAGCCGCATCAGTCACCTCGGCCATGATGGATGCGGCTGGGGATGCCTTCCTTCAGATTAGCGGGGTGGAAGGAGGCCTTTGTGGGATGTGCAATGGGATGTGCGACCACTGCATCCATGCCCTTGAGGCGTTGAAGATCAAGAAGGACTTCAATGACGAGGCGGAAAAGTATCAGAATAAAATAAAGCAGCAGGATGATGATTTTAACAAGGCCGTGAAACATCTGGACAAGATGATGGACATCATCCACTCGTCCCAGAGAGGCGTCTTTGATGAGACGGCCAAGGCCTTGGGCGACGGCTCTTCGCTCAACTTGAGCAAGCTGCGGAGCATCAATGCGCCGAAGTCCTCGGAGCTGAACAGCGGGGTGGGCTCGCTCAACACGGCGGAGTACAACTGCGCCATTGATGGCAAGGATTGCTCCATCTCGGGCAAGCCCGCCAACTCTTCCAATAAAACGCGCGCCGTCATGATGGCCCAAGCGGCCAATGCCAGCCGCAACGAGTGGGCCGCCAAACGAGGGGGAACCCCTCCCACGTACCTAAATACCGAATTCCTGAACCGGCTGATGAGCGAGATCCAGGGGGAGGGCAGCACGGTGATCCGCAGTCATGACGGCACGGCCAAGACGGTGAAGAACGAGGGCGAGCTGGATAATGACGGCTCCACCGGCAACGACGGGTCGAAGAGCGCGGGCCACGAGCACGGCAGTCTCTTTTCCCAGTGGAAGCACGGCGTGGGGACCAGCGGTTACAAGGTCATAGTCGTCTCGGACAGCGACGGGGGCGAGCATACGCAGGAAGAAGCCCATTCGGAAAGCCACAACTTCTTTGAGGGCACCCATAAGGGGGAGCTGGCTTCCTGCGGTTCCACGGGCAACTGCTTCATGTCGTTCCGTGCGGATCCGGATCCCAACCGCGACTTCGGCCAACCGCACGTGTACAGCTATGTGACCCAGCGGCTGCGCTCCGAGAGCGTGACCGAGGCGCCTTGGCAGCTCAATGAGTCCGCCAGCGTGCGCTTCAAGCATGGGGATCGGGAGGGCAAGGTGACGCTCGCGGCAGATGAAGGCGCGGCCATGTCCAAGGCCTTGGTTTACTACCACCGCCTGGGACACTGGAGCGAGCCGCCCAACATGTTCAATCCCTTCTGGCGCGCCAAGCTGCATCCGTTCACGCCCGAGGAGGCGGCGAACGTGCTGAACGAGGCGGGCAACTCGGACGCCGCCGAGATGGCCTCAACCCCCAGGATGCCGCTGTAA
- a CDS encoding cysteine dioxygenase, whose amino-acid sequence MRAASLEEVLHQLREEVHEPEGARQVGERLRGVQVRPECLRPYLHFRRGRYTRNLIHRERRFEVVLNCWDGGTASPIHDHDEQECWFSIQAGLFQLENFPLRAGGQQPGHAVLGSPQRLGPVGPGHVDFRGPGDSIHRVSVLSGPGVSLHVYAAPVEQCLVFDPRRQRCEWHRLSYYSVFGRPVKSVPSPELSERR is encoded by the coding sequence GTGCGAGCGGCGTCGTTAGAGGAGGTGCTCCACCAGCTTCGTGAGGAGGTTCACGAGCCGGAGGGAGCCAGGCAGGTGGGGGAGCGGCTGAGAGGTGTGCAGGTGCGCCCGGAGTGTTTGCGCCCCTATCTGCACTTCCGCCGTGGCCGCTACACCCGCAACCTCATCCATCGAGAGCGGCGGTTCGAGGTGGTGCTCAACTGCTGGGATGGGGGGACAGCCTCGCCCATTCATGACCATGACGAGCAGGAGTGCTGGTTCAGCATCCAGGCGGGCCTGTTCCAGCTGGAGAACTTCCCGCTGCGCGCCGGAGGGCAGCAGCCGGGGCACGCGGTGCTGGGTTCGCCCCAGCGCCTGGGGCCCGTGGGCCCGGGCCACGTGGACTTCCGGGGGCCCGGGGACTCCATCCACCGGGTGTCCGTGCTGTCCGGGCCGGGGGTCTCCCTGCACGTCTACGCGGCGCCGGTGGAGCAGTGCTTGGTGTTCGATCCCCGCCGCCAGCGCTGCGAGTGGCACCGGCTGTCCTACTATTCCGTGTTTGGACGGCCCGTGAAGTCCGTGCCCTCGCCCGAGCTGTCCGAGCGTCGGTAG
- the dnaA gene encoding chromosomal replication initiator protein DnaA, whose amino-acid sequence MSALAEALPAPPSANRVWARTLETIRQDGKTYALTWLERMCALDVREGSLVLGVPDRFFRDWVDDHYRALLESTLARVGDGLGKVAYEVVEAPPPSLHPVPTPATVANTARPPRLSPRFTFGTFVVADSNQLPAAAAAAVADKPGHHYNPLYIYGGTGLGKTHLLHAVGNLIWERNPAQRVVYLSSEQFTNEYVESVREHRMTEFRRKFRDECDVLLIDDIQFLGKREETQKEFFYTFNTLYEQNKAIVLTSDTVPSEIPGLEERLRSRFAMGLLTDIREPSYETRVAILQKKAEAEGLGLPDEVAHFIAKHIQKNVRELEGALVKLSAIHSLSRQPVTVEFASQVLKDILPTNPAVDVEGIQREVARYYKVTVEALREDRRHKALAHARQVAMYLSRKLTKSSFPEIASRFNKDHSTVISAVRKVEGLRESDAGLKRELAELEAKLSP is encoded by the coding sequence GTGAGCGCCCTCGCTGAAGCCCTTCCCGCCCCGCCCAGCGCCAACCGGGTGTGGGCCCGGACCCTGGAGACCATCCGCCAGGACGGGAAGACCTATGCCCTGACGTGGCTGGAGCGGATGTGTGCCCTGGACGTCCGGGAGGGCTCGCTGGTGCTGGGCGTGCCGGACCGGTTTTTCCGGGACTGGGTGGATGACCACTACCGGGCGCTGCTCGAGTCCACGCTGGCCCGGGTGGGGGACGGGCTGGGCAAGGTGGCCTACGAGGTGGTGGAGGCACCGCCCCCCTCGCTGCACCCCGTGCCCACGCCCGCCACGGTGGCCAACACCGCGCGGCCGCCCCGGCTGAGCCCCCGCTTCACCTTCGGCACCTTCGTGGTGGCCGACAGCAACCAGCTCCCCGCCGCCGCCGCGGCCGCGGTGGCCGACAAGCCCGGGCACCACTACAACCCGCTCTACATCTATGGCGGCACGGGCCTGGGCAAGACGCACCTGTTGCACGCGGTGGGCAACCTCATCTGGGAGCGCAACCCCGCCCAGCGCGTGGTGTACCTGTCCAGCGAGCAGTTCACCAACGAGTACGTGGAGAGCGTGCGCGAGCACCGGATGACGGAGTTCCGCCGCAAGTTCCGCGACGAGTGCGACGTGCTGCTCATCGACGACATCCAGTTCCTGGGCAAGCGCGAGGAGACGCAGAAGGAGTTCTTCTACACCTTCAACACCTTGTATGAGCAGAACAAGGCCATCGTGCTCACCAGCGACACGGTGCCCTCGGAAATCCCGGGGCTGGAGGAGCGGCTGCGCAGCCGCTTCGCCATGGGGCTTCTGACGGACATCCGCGAGCCCAGCTACGAGACGCGCGTGGCCATCCTCCAGAAGAAGGCGGAGGCCGAGGGGCTGGGGCTGCCGGACGAGGTGGCGCACTTCATCGCCAAGCACATCCAGAAGAACGTGCGCGAGCTGGAGGGGGCGCTGGTGAAGCTGTCGGCCATCCACAGCCTGAGCCGGCAGCCGGTGACGGTGGAGTTCGCCTCCCAGGTGCTCAAGGACATCCTGCCCACCAACCCCGCCGTGGACGTGGAGGGCATCCAGCGCGAGGTGGCCCGCTACTACAAGGTCACCGTGGAGGCGCTGCGCGAGGACCGGCGGCACAAGGCGCTCGCGCACGCGCGCCAGGTGGCCATGTACCTGAGCCGCAAGCTGACGAAGAGCTCGTTTCCGGAGATCGCCTCGCGCTTCAACAAGGACCACTCCACCGTCATCTCCGCGGTGCGAAAGGTGGAGGGGCTGCGGGAGTCGGACGCCGGGCTCAAGCGCGAGCTCGCGGAGCTGGAAGCGAAGCTGAGCCCCTGA
- the yidC gene encoding membrane protein insertase YidC → MLPDDPLSPQSNDSQKRMLTALGVSFAAITIYMMFLAPSAPPAPEAGAADAGVAAVGSPDGGTPAVPPSPPGGTPELAAGQSPPEPETPVRTLERSRQEAKYSFSSEGAAFTSAVLQGPKMREQQSLSIAEGYKELFGAELLPPPQMNLVQPVPGQPMPLSISIEGTSPLPANARYQVREEGEGTVVFTTRRGPWEVVKRLDWPHAGHELTYTVQVRNTSSQPLTGELRMHHNRAIDPNFEHAPSFFGGVGNQSRAACHVGDELHKRVPEDEATESFSGPVHYFGIDQQYFLSMLYPLEAPREGHCVLTATPTVRQVAVGFPLTVGAGETVTMRFGGWFGPKDPDLLKPVPSQDVLRAAGMTAPAWDPTIEETVDFGIWAVICKLLLFFMKWFHAVTGNWGVAIILLTVLVKLVLLPLTYKSMVGMEAVKELQPQMEALRKKFADDRERMNMEVMKLYQQAKVNPLGGCLPLLIQMPVWIALFTALRNSFDIYWEPFFGPVWRDLTYKDPTYLLPLALGVSMIITQKMQPQMMDAAQARIMIWVMPIIFTLTLLQYPAGLSLYIFTNNLLSIGQQWGLRKWLDHQKQKRGGGGTPAVVATTGGKRK, encoded by the coding sequence ATGCTCCCTGACGATCCGCTCTCGCCTCAATCCAATGACTCGCAGAAGCGAATGCTCACCGCCCTGGGAGTGTCCTTCGCGGCCATCACCATCTACATGATGTTCCTGGCGCCCTCCGCGCCCCCCGCGCCGGAGGCAGGCGCGGCGGACGCAGGGGTGGCGGCGGTGGGCAGCCCGGATGGCGGCACGCCCGCGGTGCCCCCGTCCCCGCCGGGCGGCACCCCGGAGCTGGCCGCGGGCCAGAGCCCTCCGGAGCCCGAGACGCCCGTGCGCACGCTGGAGCGCTCGCGCCAGGAGGCCAAGTACTCCTTCTCGTCCGAGGGGGCCGCCTTCACCTCCGCGGTGCTCCAGGGCCCGAAGATGCGCGAGCAGCAGTCGCTCTCCATCGCCGAGGGCTACAAGGAGCTGTTCGGCGCGGAGCTCCTGCCCCCGCCGCAGATGAACCTCGTGCAGCCGGTGCCCGGCCAGCCGATGCCCCTGTCGATCTCCATCGAGGGCACCTCGCCCCTGCCCGCCAACGCCCGCTACCAGGTGCGCGAGGAGGGCGAGGGCACCGTCGTCTTCACCACGCGCCGGGGCCCCTGGGAGGTGGTGAAGCGGCTGGACTGGCCCCACGCGGGCCACGAGCTGACGTACACCGTGCAGGTGCGCAACACCTCGTCCCAGCCGCTCACCGGCGAGCTGCGCATGCACCACAACCGCGCCATCGACCCGAACTTCGAGCACGCCCCGTCCTTCTTCGGCGGCGTGGGCAACCAGAGCCGGGCCGCGTGCCACGTGGGCGACGAGCTGCACAAGCGCGTGCCCGAGGACGAGGCCACGGAGAGCTTCTCGGGCCCGGTGCACTACTTCGGCATCGACCAGCAGTACTTCCTGTCCATGCTCTACCCGCTGGAGGCGCCGCGCGAGGGGCACTGCGTGCTCACCGCCACGCCCACCGTGCGCCAGGTGGCCGTGGGCTTCCCGCTCACCGTGGGCGCGGGCGAGACGGTGACGATGCGCTTTGGCGGCTGGTTCGGCCCCAAGGACCCCGACTTGCTCAAGCCCGTGCCCAGCCAGGACGTGCTGCGCGCGGCCGGGATGACGGCCCCCGCGTGGGACCCCACGATTGAAGAGACGGTGGACTTCGGCATCTGGGCCGTCATCTGCAAGCTGCTCCTGTTCTTCATGAAGTGGTTCCACGCCGTCACCGGCAACTGGGGCGTGGCCATCATCCTGCTCACCGTGCTGGTGAAGCTCGTGCTGCTGCCGCTCACCTACAAGTCCATGGTGGGCATGGAGGCCGTGAAGGAGCTCCAGCCCCAGATGGAGGCCCTCCGCAAGAAGTTCGCCGATGACCGCGAGCGGATGAACATGGAGGTGATGAAGCTCTACCAGCAGGCGAAGGTGAACCCGCTGGGCGGCTGTCTGCCGCTGCTCATCCAGATGCCGGTGTGGATCGCCCTGTTCACCGCCCTGCGCAACAGCTTCGACATCTACTGGGAGCCGTTCTTCGGGCCGGTGTGGAGAGACCTCACCTACAAGGACCCCACGTACCTGCTGCCGCTGGCGCTCGGCGTGTCGATGATCATCACCCAGAAGATGCAGCCGCAGATGATGGATGCCGCCCAGGCGCGCATCATGATCTGGGTGATGCCCATCATCTTCACCCTGACGCTGTTGCAGTACCCCGCGGGCCTCTCGCTCTACATCTTCACCAACAACCTGCTCTCCATTGGCCAGCAGTGGGGCCTGCGCAAGTGGCTGGACCACCAGAAGCAGAAGCGGGGCGGCGGCGGCACCCCCGCGGTGGTGGCCACCACCGGAGGCAAACGCAAGTGA
- a CDS encoding Uma2 family endonuclease, whose amino-acid sequence MVSETLVDQATYSVLNALPLGWVGEIVEEELVASPRPVAAQTRAAFMLGVELGEQLDPRRGGSGRWCFLRAPELHLGRDVLVPDLAGWRRDRVAEPPEPCAPFLTLSPDWVCEVLSPVTRALDRTRKLPLYAQHGVSHAWFIDPEARTLEVFQRLKRGWLFCASYEGEAQVRAEPFASLSLELGSLWLPPEQSSQVSVGLHPGRAPAPLALAVGAGFRGS is encoded by the coding sequence ATGGTGTCGGAGACGCTTGTCGATCAGGCCACGTACTCGGTTCTCAATGCGCTGCCCCTGGGATGGGTGGGGGAGATCGTCGAAGAGGAACTGGTGGCCTCCCCGCGGCCGGTGGCCGCGCAGACGCGCGCGGCCTTCATGCTGGGGGTGGAGCTGGGGGAGCAGCTGGACCCCCGGCGGGGCGGCAGCGGCCGCTGGTGCTTCCTCCGGGCGCCCGAGCTGCACCTGGGGCGGGATGTGCTGGTGCCGGACCTGGCTGGCTGGCGACGGGACCGGGTGGCCGAGCCGCCCGAGCCCTGTGCCCCCTTCCTGACCCTCTCGCCGGACTGGGTGTGCGAGGTGCTCTCCCCCGTCACGCGCGCCCTGGACCGCACGCGCAAGCTGCCGCTCTACGCGCAGCACGGCGTCTCCCACGCGTGGTTCATCGACCCCGAGGCGCGCACCCTGGAGGTGTTCCAGCGCCTCAAGCGCGGCTGGCTGTTCTGCGCCAGTTACGAGGGCGAGGCGCAGGTGCGCGCCGAGCCGTTCGCGTCCCTCTCGCTGGAGCTGGGCTCGCTCTGGTTGCCCCCGGAGCAGAGCTCCCAGGTGAGCGTGGGCCTGCATCCGGGCAGGGCCCCTGCCCCGCTCGCCCTGGCCGTGGGGGCGGGCTTCCGCGGTTCGTGA
- the sppA gene encoding signal peptide peptidase SppA: protein MKRFIVGALAVIGALSILFVGGLILLLMVASASKPSVPGTLVLELELDQPLQEQVPEDSLAGAFGPDPATVRDVVEALEKAAQDSRVKSLLVRIDQPGGIAVAQELRDAVKAFRASGKKAVAYTDTFGEGGSATGAYYLASAFDEVYVQPSGDVTLTGVAMETPFARDAFAKLGVQPRIGQRYEYKNAVNTYTEQGYTAAHREATEKFLGSLFGQVVRGIAEGRKLSEDEVKALIDRAPLLGQAALEAKLVDGLLYRDEVLAKVKAEAGEGAKLLFLDKYLERAGRPHETGETVALVYGVGGIVRGKSSSNPLGGEATFGADSVALALRKATEDKDVKAILFRVDSPGGSYVASDTVRREVQRARELGKPVIVSMATYAASGGYFVSMGADKIVAQPGTLTGSIGVYGGKMVTADFWAKLGINFETVAFGKDATLYSTDTDFSPEQLAKNEASLDRVYVDFTQKAAEGRHLPLEKLQAVARGRVWTGEDAKALGLVDELGGFPKALELVREAAKLPKDAKVRLQVFPRKKQPAEVIAGLLGGGEGDNSEDERSAQLAALSPWVPALEQTRQLYRLGTRLGLWGPQPETLRAPLPETRW from the coding sequence ATGAAACGCTTCATCGTGGGCGCCCTGGCCGTCATCGGCGCGCTCTCCATTCTGTTCGTGGGCGGCCTCATCCTGCTCCTCATGGTGGCCTCGGCGAGCAAGCCCTCGGTGCCGGGCACCCTGGTGCTGGAGCTGGAGCTGGACCAGCCGCTGCAGGAGCAGGTGCCGGAGGACTCGCTGGCGGGCGCGTTTGGCCCGGACCCCGCCACCGTGAGGGACGTGGTGGAGGCGCTGGAGAAGGCCGCGCAGGACAGCCGGGTGAAGTCGCTGCTGGTGCGCATCGACCAGCCGGGCGGCATCGCCGTGGCGCAGGAGCTGCGCGACGCGGTGAAGGCCTTCCGCGCGAGCGGCAAGAAGGCGGTGGCCTACACGGACACCTTCGGCGAGGGCGGCAGCGCCACGGGGGCGTACTACCTGGCCAGCGCGTTCGACGAAGTCTACGTCCAGCCCTCGGGGGACGTGACGCTCACGGGCGTGGCGATGGAGACGCCGTTCGCGCGCGACGCGTTCGCCAAGCTGGGGGTGCAGCCGCGCATCGGCCAGCGCTACGAGTACAAGAACGCGGTCAACACCTACACCGAGCAGGGCTACACGGCCGCGCACCGCGAGGCGACGGAGAAGTTCCTGGGCAGCCTGTTCGGGCAGGTGGTGCGCGGCATCGCCGAGGGGCGCAAGCTGAGCGAGGACGAGGTGAAGGCGCTCATCGACCGGGCGCCCCTGCTGGGCCAGGCGGCGCTGGAGGCCAAGCTGGTGGACGGGCTGCTCTACCGGGACGAGGTGCTCGCCAAGGTGAAGGCGGAAGCCGGGGAGGGCGCGAAGCTGCTCTTCCTGGACAAGTACCTGGAGCGGGCGGGACGGCCGCACGAGACGGGGGAGACGGTGGCGCTGGTGTACGGGGTGGGCGGCATCGTCCGGGGCAAGAGCAGCTCGAACCCGCTGGGCGGAGAGGCCACCTTCGGCGCGGACAGCGTGGCGCTGGCGCTGCGCAAGGCCACAGAGGACAAGGACGTGAAGGCCATCCTCTTCCGGGTGGACAGCCCGGGGGGCAGCTACGTGGCCAGCGACACCGTGCGCCGCGAGGTGCAGCGCGCGCGGGAGCTGGGCAAGCCAGTCATCGTCTCCATGGCCACGTACGCGGCGAGCGGCGGCTACTTCGTCTCCATGGGGGCGGACAAGATCGTGGCGCAGCCGGGCACGCTGACGGGGAGCATCGGCGTGTACGGGGGGAAGATGGTGACGGCGGACTTCTGGGCGAAGCTGGGCATCAACTTCGAGACCGTGGCCTTCGGCAAGGACGCGACGCTCTACAGCACGGACACGGACTTCAGCCCGGAGCAGCTGGCCAAGAACGAGGCCTCGCTGGACCGCGTGTACGTGGACTTCACGCAGAAGGCGGCCGAGGGGCGGCACCTGCCGCTGGAGAAGCTCCAGGCGGTGGCGCGCGGGCGGGTGTGGACGGGCGAGGACGCGAAGGCGCTGGGGCTGGTGGACGAGCTGGGCGGCTTCCCCAAGGCGCTGGAGCTGGTGCGCGAGGCGGCGAAGCTGCCGAAGGACGCGAAGGTGCGCCTGCAGGTGTTCCCCCGGAAGAAGCAGCCCGCGGAGGTGATCGCCGGCCTGCTGGGCGGCGGGGAAGGGGACAACAGCGAGGATGAGCGCAGCGCGCAGCTCGCGGCGCTCTCCCCGTGGGTGCCGGCGCTGGAGCAGACGCGGCAGCTCTACCGGCTGGGCACGCGGCTGGGGCTGTGGGGGCCGCAGCCGGAGACGCTGCGGGCGCCGCTGCCCGAGACGCGCTGGTAG
- a CDS encoding TadE/TadG family type IV pilus assembly protein, producing MTKRKPDARESGQAAVEAAIVLPLFVFLMLGILQIGLMHQARLMTKYAAYRAVRAGAIHNAKTDEMERAALAVMLPLVSEDRSGGEYIQSINSASDFSTKWNTQGVTANNMPDAEMKYVEVVTCGPLKADAGGKKEVDFDDPNVAGQAGWKESQRTKLRVQATFNYRMPIPFANWVIHAAALNKELPWVLRMGKKSDKPSSFEHSRYEKYKTAASNGHYILPIRAAYTMRMQSNIYVSQLPESNECLTSNP from the coding sequence ATGACGAAGCGAAAACCGGACGCTCGGGAGTCGGGCCAGGCGGCCGTCGAGGCGGCCATCGTTCTGCCGCTGTTCGTGTTCTTGATGCTGGGCATCCTTCAAATCGGCCTGATGCACCAGGCGCGGTTGATGACGAAGTACGCCGCCTACAGGGCCGTGCGGGCCGGGGCGATCCACAACGCCAAGACGGACGAGATGGAGCGGGCCGCGCTGGCGGTCATGCTTCCGCTGGTGAGCGAGGACCGCAGCGGCGGGGAGTACATCCAGTCCATCAACAGTGCCTCTGACTTCTCGACGAAGTGGAACACGCAGGGCGTTACCGCCAACAACATGCCCGACGCGGAGATGAAGTACGTGGAGGTGGTGACGTGCGGTCCGCTCAAGGCGGACGCGGGGGGCAAAAAAGAGGTGGATTTCGATGACCCGAATGTCGCGGGACAGGCAGGGTGGAAGGAGAGCCAGCGCACCAAGCTGCGCGTTCAGGCGACCTTCAACTACCGTATGCCCATCCCCTTCGCCAACTGGGTCATCCACGCGGCTGCGCTGAACAAGGAACTGCCGTGGGTTCTGCGGATGGGCAAGAAAAGCGACAAGCCCTCCTCCTTCGAACACAGCCGGTACGAGAAATACAAAACCGCCGCATCGAACGGCCACTACATCCTGCCCATCCGCGCGGCGTACACCATGCGGATGCAATCCAACATCTACGTTTCCCAGCTGCCGGAATCCAACGAATGCCTGACAAGCAATCCCTAG